The region TACCTATCATGTTCATgtgttcttttattcattcatttcacaaatgtttGTTATGGAGTGCCTACCGCTGCTGAGCAGGCACAGGTGGTGGGCACTGGGGATGCATTAGCAAGGAAGTCCGAGTTTGccctttatttcatttgcatTCTCATGCTACCCCATGGGGTCCCAGAAAGGATGAATCCAGTCATTCTGCCTCATGTCAGACCTTCGGCTCTTTGTGACTACTGTGTGATTTCTAATTCCTGGGGGGGGGTTAAATCttgtttatttagttatttatttattgcctgtgCTCTCACTTGAATGTAGACCACACAGGGAATTTTTTCTTGTTCATCTTTCTATTTCATATGTCTAGCTATAGTTTTTTCTTggtttaagaagattttattgattatgctatgacagttgtcccaaatttttcccctttgtcctcctcctcccagtaCCCCTGTTCCCTCGAGCAATCCCCCtgcctcagttcatgtccatgggtcgtgtgTGTAAGTTCTCTGGTTTCTCcctttcccatgctattcttaacttgcccctgtctattctgttcctaccatttatgcttctggatccctgcaccatttccctgttctccccctccctcttccccctcccctattcccagctgataactctccaaaggATCCCCATacctatggttctgttcctgtccttattgtttgcttagtttgttttcgttttcagttttacttttttagattcggttgttgatagttgtgagtttgctgtaattttaatgttcatagttttgatcttcttctttttcttaaataagtctctttaacagttcatataataagggcttggtgatgattaattcctctagctttaccttgtctgggaagcactttatccacctttcagttctaaatgatagctttgctggatagagtaatctaggttgcaggtccctGTTTTTcgtcactttgagtatttcttgccagtcccttcttgcctacaaagtttcttttgaaaaatcagctgaaaatcttatgggaactcctttgtaggtaactaactacttttctcttgctgcttgtaaggttctttatctttaacctttggcattttaattatgatttgtgtcggtgtggccctctttgggtccaactggattaggactctctgtgcttcctggacttgcatgtctattttctttgccaaattagagaaattttcttttattattatctcaaatacatttctaatttcttgctctttctcttcttctggcatcccctatgatgcaaatattatgCTTCTTGAAGTATAagcagaggctgcttatactgccctctttttttgtttgttttgcattctttttccttgttggtcttctaattggttgtttatatctttcttatgttccatatcattgatttgattcttggttcatccactctattgttgttcccctataaattgttttttatttcaatgagtgaatcctttgtttctgattggattttttttatgctgctgaggtcctcactaagttccttgaacattcttataaccagtgttttgaactctgcatctgatagattccttatctccatttcatttacctcttttccttgagttttgatctattttcatttgggccatgtttctttgtcttttcattttggcagcctccctgtgtttgtttctatgtattagagctgctttgattctgtgtcttaGTATTGTgccttaatgtagtaggtgtcctgtagggtccagtggcacagcctaccCTATCGCCCAAGCTGAGTATTCAAGGTGAGTATTCAAGTATTCTTGCAGTTGagctttggttgttgttggcagatcagtgggaaggatttacccaggccagtcagctgcaaggttGGCTGTGTCCTCtgaccaacctccaccctccatggaggatcagctgcgcaggggcagggtggtggtgcttcaaagtgatctgtagctgtccactgggtgcactggccctgaagtttcctgggtggtacaggccaaagtcagccccaacctgtgttttgcccagatcctcccttcctgagctataaagcaacctgagaaggctgctatttgtgctaggcttggaggttcccaggtgaagcaaAGCTATGAAACTAATCTGGTTGCTGCTAGTGTctggcctggagctcactgagaccagctgctgcttgtttgagaggatttaggaagctgtgaagcatgagcaaagaccagttattcatatggaaaggcagcttgggtgggcccataagttgggtggggtggagtctctggggatctccaagtgGGTCAAACACTTGGTATTTGGCTCTTGGTATTAGCCCACCtttatggcaccagcctgctagCTCCGTGGCTCTGCAGGggaagagctcagaaaagggatGATGCCTCTGCTCGCCCCAATGCCggacacttcagcctctcccagtacGTCACTGGTGCCATTCAAGCTGCCAcccagtactggagctcagagggagtgagtctgagtaggtgagtctgtgtgtgggtttattaagaggaactgcttgagactcTAACAGTTTCTTCCACAGACCCCTGttggattttgcagccagaacttgtggggacttctcttcctggcactggaactccgGGCTTGGAAGCCTGatgtagggctgggactcctctctcccaagatatccctcctgaacttTCATCCTCCACACACGGGTGAGGGACCAGACTGTTCCGcatctgcgcccctcctaccagtctggatggatgtggtttctttaattccacagttgtcagacttccattcaactccattTCGGATGTTTCTGAGTGgtggttattctatattttagttgtaattttgatgtggttgtgcaaagaggtgagccatggcCGCCAGTTTGGCTGAGAGCCTCTCACTCCTGGTTCTTTATTCAGCATGGTTCTAAGTCCCCTTGCCTGCCATCCTGAGTACATTCCTCTGAATATATTCCCCGTAATTCTTACCACCCTTAAATGGGgctttagaataaaattttggATGATTTTGTATGAAAAAGAGGCCAGTACCTATGTACAGATATGCACAAATATGGGCAGTATTCACCGGGGCAGAGTTTACTTTCATCAGCAACCTTGTCCCAGTGACCTACTTTAGGTGATTCAACATTCATGTGCTCCTGACACAGCAATGCCCTCTCAAGGTCCCACGGAGGGTACAGAGATGAATCAGAGAAATTCCCCCTTCTCAAAAAACCAAGAGCAGTAGAGATAGACCGCGTAactcagaggaaggagaggtCGCAGTGTTAGGGATGTAGAGTATCAAAGAGACTTGATCTGGAACTTGAAAGATTGGCAGGAGGAGGCTCTTACTAGCCACCTGTGGTGCCaccaggaaggaagggatggaggacAGAGATGTTATAAAAGGACTCTATAAGGCTGAGAGATTTGCTGTATATGGCAAACCAAAGAAGGGAGGGATACACCAAAATGTCCTTGAGGgcacccctgggctcctgggtcaACAATGTGATGGTAAGGGAAGCTGAGAAGTTGAGGCAAAGAGTTGGCTCAAGGGAGAGAAGCGCAATCTAGGTTTGGAGAGTATGAAATGTAGTGGATGGGACTGCCCACCAGGGGGTCAGAGATAAATGCCTGGAGCTGGAGACCGCAACCTGGGCTGTTTGAACAAAAGGAGAAACTCTCCTGAGCTGCTGAGGTTCCTGACACCTGCAGGCAGGTAGAGAGGTTGAATTAGCTCAGGGGCTCACACCTGAACAGGAGCCCTGATTCTCAATAGAAGAATGACATCAGAGGGGCGCGGCATTTGGGAATCTTCAAAACAGGGAAGATATCTTGGATAGGGGGAGTGTCTTTTGAAAACAAGCACAATCTATATTCTAAATGAGGTGTCTTTTAATCATAAAACGAGTTTggtatttttttggaaaaatgttttaatcctcccctgaggatatatttattgatttttagaagggtgtggggcgagagagagagagagtgggggagaaacatcaatcggttgcctcccatacacaccccgacctgggtttgaacctgcagccttttggtgtgcaATGTTCCAACCAAGTGGGCCCCTTGGCCAGGGctggtatttatatttttagaagttaaGACAGCATTAAGTGAGAAGGTGAGGGATTTTTGAATACTCATTAAATGAAAATCCATGGTTGAAAAAAAGGTTGGAAAGATGAGCTTGTGAAGATTATTGTAAGGGGTCATCAGTAGGGACACATTTGATTTTGTTCTTAGGAAGAGGACAAGGCAGAGACTTGGGTATCTCACATAATGGaccacacacgtgcacacacacacaaactagtatataaatttaaaatgctccCCGTTCTGGAAAGTCCAGAATTCCACCTTGATTTTCTTGGCTTCCCCACATGGACAATGGTGGGAGCAGAAGTGATGGTCCCTTCCCAAAGCTCTGTCAGTGGCTGCCAGCGTCTGCCCCCAGGGTCCCGAACCCTATGCCTTTCCACTTTGCTGGGATTTGTGGAAAATGGCATTTGGAGTCAAAACACATGGTGGGTGGAGGAGCCTGAAGAGACTCAAGTGGAAAGAAATATTACCAACCAGCACATCAGGAGTGCAGGGCTTGCTAAATGAAGACCAATGAGGTTAGTGCAAGGTGACTCAAAACTGGACCAGGCAGCAAACATCTCagggagaagaaaataatcaatgtGGTTGAAATTACTGTGGCCAAAGCAAAACCAGATACCACATCGTGATGCAGCCACACCACAAAGGAGAACGTGATGTGCAAATGGGAGAATCaccctgaggaagaggaggagtgcTTGGGATGTGGTGCCAGAGGGAGCCCTGAACCCTCAGGCTATAAGAGTAAAACCACAAAGTCCAAGTGCCCTGGGCCAGCCACCTACTGGCCTCCCTAGCCCGCAGTCCTGACTGTGTCTGAGTGGCCTTTCCTGCCATACCTAGTAGCCATGGGGGTCCCACAGTGAGAGTTTATTCAGAGTGTGACCCAGCCAGAGAAGTGGGGGACAGACCAGACTTCCATGGCCCTGGCACAAGAAAGGGTTATGGTCACTCCTTAAAACATACGACTCTTGGGGCTTACCTGATAGAAGGAAGCCCGAGAACCCAATGGACATTCCTGTCCTCTGACAACCCAAAGaatactttattaaaaacttCGGTTAGGCCACCTGGAGTGAGAAATTGAACTCCAGTAAAAACAGTGGATGGTTTTCGTGATGGTTTATAAGTGGATGGGTGTATGGACCAACTTCCCGGCCACCGACATGGGAAAATGTGGCCCCTGGTGCTACTACTGGGTTCTGCCACCACCTCGTCAGCCCCTCTTTCCCTCGGGGAAGAAAAGACTGTCCCTGCTGGTCCCCAGGGAACCCCATAAAcccatatttattgagcaccttctatATGCTGGGAACATTCTATGGGTTATCCCTCAACAACAGTGAGAGGGAAGCACAATTATTCTAATTTCACAACCAAGGAGTAGGTCTCAGGAGAGTGCAGCAACCTGGCCAACTGCACTCCGCTGGCGTCGCAGAGGTGGAGTCTGAGCCCGGGTCTGCCTGACTCTAGAACACACGTTCTTGCCGCCATACTGTGCTGCCCCAAAGAAGGGCCAACTTGACATGGGTCTTCGGACCACGGTACATGGGTGGGCTGAGATCTGAGAGCTTCGTTCTGCTGGACACACCCAGCACTTGCCAACAAGTGAAACTGACCAGCACAGCAAGGAAGGAGCACAGCCCCTCGGGTGCTGCTCCCCAAGAGTCTGGCTGCAAAGCCCCTCGGCCCATGTCAGAGCCACGTCCCAGATGCAGGCAGGCATTTGGAGTGCCTGTGGCCActgcaggccccaccccagcccctggaaggTGGCGGCAGAGGAGACAGCACGCACATCGATGGCGGCGTCTCTCTAGAGAAAACCACATCCCAGAAGCAGGCCAGGCCCAAGAcagctgtccccagggcccagtcCGGGCCTCCGTGTCTGGGAGCAGGAGGAAACTCTGTGCCTCCCCGAAGGGGCCAgtttaaatgagagaaaaaactTGGCACCTTGGCCAAGGCAGTTCTCAGCAGGACCTCCCTTTGACTGAGCTGGAACTCTAgtctgtgatttttctcttgaaTAAAATCCCAAGGGTCTGAAGGTGCCAAAAACACAGGAGGGACGTGTTAGGTCTGAGCTGTTCTGAAGGAATTCTAACTTGGCCACCAACACAGCTTCCTTTCACCAGCCTATGGGGATCGCTGGGCAAGGTAAAGACACTTCCAATGTCAGCAGAGGGCCGTCGGTCATCCTGAGGCTCAGGCCCCAGTGCCCCAGAGGGACCCTGACAGCGACACATCAGGGCCAGTGACCACCCAAGGGTTTGAGGGGCCGGGCGCTTTATCACAACCACATGCAGCCAAACACAGGAAAGAGAGCACTTGATACGGGAAGGAGGTTTATTCACCATTTAATGCAGGAGCCCAATTACATTTTAAGAGATTATGAAGCACTGGAGTAGAACCAAAATTCCAGAAGAGAGACTGGGACAAGAAGAACAATAGTTTAAGTGCAAGAAAATACcacattgggggaaaaaaagaaaacggCCTAAGGCACAAACAGGAAGCCACTACTCAGAAGTATCTGCTGCCCTTGGATTCAGTGAAAAAGCCTTCAGCAGGTCTAGTGCCTCTAGAAGACTGAGCAAGGTGAGGGCAGTCCCAGCCCCAGTGCGAACAGCTCCAACCTCCTGCACTGGAACTCAGACCCTCAGAATCAGCTCCCAGTGCAGGCTCTGCAGGCTGAGGAAGGCCCACAGGCTGGTGGGGGACAGCTGGGACGAAGGGTGCAGGAGGCCGGTGTAGAGCAGGGATTGCAGGGGAGTCTGTGGGAGACACGGAAGGAAGAGTTAGACATGAGAAATACAAAGATGCCCCAGTGGTGGGGACAGAGAAGCTCGGACCACAATGGTGGAGGGCAGGCCTGCTGCAAACAAACCAGACAGCCCAGCGGGACCTCCTCCACCAGCCCCTCTTCCACACTCAGCTGTGGCTTTTCATATCCAGGTGTCCCCCGGGGGGATGTGGCCAAGGGACCCGGCTGCCATCCGTGTGCCAGTCTATCAACAGTACAGCGTGCACACACCAGCAATGGTCAATGAGCCCCTGAGCGAGGCCCGTTCCTTAGAATGAGACCTCCTTCCAcgagcacacacacactggtTATCTCTAAGGAATCTGGCAGTCAGGAACGTGGCTTGGCCAGAAACTGCCTAGGTCACACTCACTTGCAGTCCTCGCTCTCCAGCAGGCCCTGGTACGTGGCGATCTCGCACTCCAGCTGGGCCTTCGTGTCCAGCAGCACCTGGTACTCCTGGTTCTGCCGCTCCAGGTCAGCCCGGATCTCGGCCAGCTGCTCCTCCACGGTGCTGATCAGGCTCTGCATCTGGGCCAGCTCGGTGCCGTAGCGGGCCTCGGCCTCGCACAGGGAGTTCTGCAGACAGTCCTTCTgcagtggggagtggtggggagagaggcccAGGGGACAAAAAGTTCAGGAGTGAAAATCAGGGCCAAACTCACCAGGCAGGAGGCTACGTCCAAGCAGTCACCGGGCATTCCCAGAGCTCTGGAGAAATCGCTGTCAGGGTGACCGTGCGTTTGTGCACGCACAAAACAAATCTAACTTGAACTGTGTTATGTCCCCTCTGACATCCCAAGTACTTGACATAAAGTAGAAACCCAGTAAAATCTCACAAAAGGAGTGCCTGGGCCCCCAACCCTTGTTCTGAAGAAGTGGAATTCACTTTTAATAGGAACCATTTTTCTGGGTCCAACCAGCCTTTATGGCAAGTCCCCTCCACCAGGGAGAGAGGGACCCAGACGGAGCTCTAACTGAATGTTAATGGAACCAATTAGGCAGACTGCTCAGGGGTGCCGCCAGCAGGCCACGGCTGGGTGCAGTGAGGGTGAAGGAGGACCCGTACCAGGTTGTGCTGGGCCTGGCGCTCCACCTGCAGGGCGTTCACCGTGCATCTCAGGTCCAGGATCTCCGACTGGCAGCACTGCAGCTCCTCAGAGCAGGACATGGCCTGCAGGCTGATGCCCTCCGACTGAAGCACAGTGGATCAAACCACACGGGTCAGCTCCCTGACCCACACGGAAGccgggctcccctgccccccgccacccccagccgCCCCCCGGCTCTGCGGCCCTGCCTCACCTGGGCTTGGAACCACTGCTCCACATCCTGGCGGTTGGTCTCCACCATGGCCTCGTACCGGCACCGCATCTCCTCCAGCACCCTGCTCAGGTCCACGGAGGGCTCGGTGTCCAGCTCAATGCGGAGCTTGTCTCCCAGCTGGCACCTCAGGGTGTTCACTTCCTGCAGGGACAGAAGGACCCGCACCTGATGTGAGAAAAGGGCTTCTGACAGAGCACACAGCATCCGCACCCCTCCCCTGACAAGCGGTATGAGGGGTGACCGCACATATGCACAGACGTGAAAGGTTCCTGGGGCCCATGGGAGGAGCCCCCCTGGAGACCTTCCTAAACGCACAAGGCAACCAACCCTTCAGAAAAGAATCCGCCACATCCCACAGAGTCAGCCTGACTCAGGCCCCGATCAGCCCAGGATCCCAACACCGGTGGGGCCCAGGTTCTCATCCTAGAGCCACAGAGTTAGGGGGGCAGTGCTCCCTTTTCCGTCCAACGTCCTCCCCGCTGAGTCTGCAGCCACAGGACCAGACCTGCTCGTGGCTGCTCCTGAGGCAGAGCTGCTCCTGCTTCAGCGACTCCTGCTGGGCCTCCAGG is a window of Phyllostomus discolor isolate MPI-MPIP mPhyDis1 chromosome 8, mPhyDis1.pri.v3, whole genome shotgun sequence DNA encoding:
- the LOC114503861 gene encoding keratin, type I cuticular Ha7-like; this translates as MVPFCVSSCQPLDSAKTPGERNVCVPLTDMEGQLGVEDQHASLGLLANLAHANRVRVGSTSLGRPNLCLPQSCHTACPLPGTCHIPGNIGICGAHGEGVLNGHEKETMQFLNDRLANYLQKVRQLEQENAELETKIREWSKCHETTVCPNYQCYFRTIEELQQKILCSKAENARLVTQIDNAKLAADDFKIKHESEHSLRLLVEADMCGMHKLLDDLSLAKADLEAQQESLKQEQLCLRSSHEQEVNTLRCQLGDKLRIELDTEPSVDLSRVLEEMRCRYEAMVETNRQDVEQWFQAQSEGISLQAMSCSEELQCCQSEILDLRCTVNALQVERQAQHNLKDCLQNSLCEAEARYGTELAQMQSLISTVEEQLAEIRADLERQNQEYQVLLDTKAQLECEIATYQGLLESEDCKLPCNPCSTPASCTLRPSCPPPACGPSSACRACTGS